The Dokdonia donghaensis DSW-1 DNA window TTGAGCAATCTTAAACCTATTTTTGGAAACTTAAAATCCTCTTTTAATGAAGGAACTTCTTTCATCAAGTTATATAGAAAAATGCGATAGTTAGTAGGCTGCTTTTTGAGCAACTCTACATATGCACTCATACTCATTGTCGCGTGCGCTTGGTTAAAACCCTCGTCGTGTTTTACGGGTCTATCATCATAGAGCGGCACTTCCTTATCTCCAGCTATGTCTTTTATATAGGTCAGGTTCCATTTATCATAAGCTTTCCAGTCATCTATAAGGTGCTCTATAACCACGGGTTTCTGCGGCTTTACGTAGTCACGTAAAAATTCCTTTTTGGTTATAGTATGTACTCTTGTGATTTCTTGTAACTGCATATAAGATGACCTTAAATTATGTAAAGCTGTAGTAACACAAAACACTAACTCCCAAAAGGGAGTTAGTGTTTTGTTGATATACTCTCGCGTATATCTACGATATTACTTCAAATATGGTTCTGCCTACTTGAGCGCTTTTCCGGCAAGTTTTGCCTCTTCGTTGCGCTCTATTTTATGTCCTGGGCGTGACCATTTTGGTTTTTCTCCAAGTGATTCAAACTTAGAATCTACTGCTTCTACAGATTCTGGTTGTGCTTTTTTAACAAAAGGCTTTTGAGGAGTAAGACCTAATAGATCAAACATTTTCATATCCTCATTTACATCTGGATTAGGCGTAGTAAGTAGTTTATCACCAGCAAAGATGGAGTTTGCTCCTGCAAAGAAGCACATAGCCTGTCCTTCTCTACTCATCTCTGTTCTTCCTGCAGATAGTCTCACCTGCGTTTGTGGTAATACGATTCTTGTAGTTGCAACCATACGTATCATCTCCCAGATAGATATAGGCTCTATATCTTCCATAGGTGTACCTGGTACTGCCACTAGTGCATTAATAGGTGTAGACTCTGGTTGTGGGTCAAGCTTTGCAAGTGCTGCAAGCATTCCTGCTCTATCTTCTACAGCTTCTCCCATACCTATGATTCCTCCAGAACATACGGTCACGTTAGTCTTACGCACGTTAGAAATCGTATCTAGACGATCTTCAAAAGCTCTCGTAGAAATGACATCTTTATAATAATCTTCTGAGGTGTCAAGGTTGTGATTGTATGCATATAATCCAGCCTCTGCTAGACGCTCTGCTTGATTTTCTGTCACCATACCTAAGGTACAGCACACTTCCATATCTAGCTTGTTTATGGTACGTACCATCTCTAGTACGTTATCAAATTCTGGTCCGTCTTTTACATTACGCCAGGCTGCTCCCATACATACTCGTGAACTTCCAGACGCCTTTGCACGTAATGCTTGTGCTTTTACTTGTTGTACAGACATAAGGTCATTACCTTCTATATCTGTATGGTATCTTGCCGCTTGCGGGCAGTACCCACAGTCTTCTGGACATCCTCCAGTTTTTATAGATAAAAGGGTAGAAACTTGTACCGTATTTGGATCGTGATGCTCGCGATGTGTAGTTGCCGCTTCATATAAAAGCGTCATCATAGGTTTATTATAAATAGCGAGTATTTCCTCTTTGGTCCAGTTGTGTCTTATTTCTGTCATAACGTAAAAATATGAAATAGTCTTAAGCAAGTAAATGGCTATTACTAAGTTTTTAAAAAAATGTAGCCCGTACTGGTATAATTTTATGTGTTAAAAGTTCTTTTGGTACGCTTTCGCGAAAGCGTAATACCACCCTAAGCTTTCTCTACGATAATACTCACGGCATTACCACCAAAACCTACGGCGTTTACCATAATCTTGTTAAGCGCTTGATCTTTTGTTTTATCCTTGAGGTATGGAACACCTATAAAACGTTGCTCTTGCAACATATTTATAGCAAGCTCTAAACTTAACAGTCCACTTGCCCCAAAGGTGTGGCCTATTTTCCACTTGTTTGTGGTAAGCATAGGTAGCTCTTCTCCAAAAACGGCCTTTACAGCGCCCATCTCAGAGGTATCACCTTTAAGTGTACCTGGTGCGTGCATTACAATAGCATCTATCTCAGAAAGGTCTGTTTTGCCCAGTGCCATTTTCATAGATTTCTGGAAGCAAAGACCCTCGTTAGATATAGATACTGCGTGGTCTAGCATCTCTGTAGCATATCCTACTGCAGTTACATATGCAAGTGCGTTTTTCTTTTTTCCTAACTCAAGACAAGCTACTGCTGCAGCTTCTCCTAGCACCATTGTGTTTTTCTTTTTAAAGAGGTTAAGCGCCATATTAGGATATGCACTCGTACCCTCTTCTGTAGGTGTGAGTTTCATTGCTCTTATTTGTGCAATAGTAAACGGTGTAAGTGCCGCCTCAGAACCTCCTACTAAGAATTTTTTTGCCATTCCAGATTGTAACCACGCCACGCCATTTAATAAAGCGTGTAAAGCAGTACTGCACGTTATAGAGTGTGATATGTCTGGTCCGGTAGATTTTAAATCGTTTGCTAGCCAAGATGAGATATTACCTAGCGTAGTAGACGGTGATGCCCGTGTAGGGACAATGTTGCGCTCCTTATAAGTTTCAAAAAACTTTTCAAAAAGTTGTGTTGCACCTCTTGAAGAACCTACGTTTATACCAAAATCTCCATCTTTCCACCCTGCTTGCGCTACTGCAATTCTACCTGCATAAAGAGCATATAGTACAGATGGATCAATTCTTAAATAGTTTTTATCTTCACGACGTATAGCCTGAATAGCTTTTTGGCCTTCTGGTGTTAACCTTGCAGTAAATGCTTCTAGCTCTTCTTCCCAAGCAATTTTTGTAGTTGTTTCTTGGTATGCGTTCCACTGCTCTTCAGCATTTGAACCTAATGGAGAGATAGAACCTAGACCGGTTATAGCTATAGGAGTTTTCAAAGTATAAGTTTGTTTAAAAATTGAATTTACAAAAGTACAATTTCGCGAAAGCGTACCCCATCTATTTTCCAGTTTTCTTAAAAAGAAGTGTAACTTTCACCTCATAACTGTTACCTATCTAAAAATCAATCACAATGGATAATCAAAATGAACTTATAGAGCAGCCTAGCTGGTGGAAACGCAACTGGAAATGGGCTGTACCCGTAGGAGGATGCCTATCTATAGTCGTAATAGGAGTCATATTAATAGTAGGTGGCGTCTTTGCTTTTGCAAATAAAATCAAAACAGCTTCTGGAAGTGATGAGGCGCTGGCTCAAGTACAATCTAACCAAGAAGTGATCGCTGTGCTAGGTGAACCCATAGAAAGTGACGGTTTTGGGAGTTTTAATATCTCTTTTAATAATGGAGAAAAAAGAACTAATGCGACAACTCCCATAAAAGGCCCAAACGGGACTGGCGTGATACATCTTATCACCAGCGGAGAAGGCGACGAGAAGGTATATGAAGTTTATAATGTCACCATAGATGACAGTGACCAAGTGATTGACCTATCGCCACTACTGCTAGAAGACAACTAGAAATGATCTAGCGCTTCTTGTATTGCGCCATACACTTTGTCCAGCTCTTTATCTGTAATTACATAAGGTGGTAGCACATAAATAGTATTACCTAGCGGCCTAAGTGCCACGCCTCGTTGCATAAAAAACTGGTAAAGCTCGTCGCGCAGGTTGCCATAGCGCGCCATCTCTATAGTAAGATCTATGGCGATTATAACACCTTTTACTCGCACATTATTCACTTTATGATGTGCTTTTACCCTTTGTACAAATGCTCGATGAGCTGCATTGATACGTTCTCTACTTTGTGTAATTTCTTGGGTTTGTAGCACTTCAATTCCGGCAATAGCCGCAGCGCAACCTACGGGATGTGCACTAAAGGTATGTGCGTGAAAAAACCCTTTATGTACTTCCTCACTTAAAAAGCCTTCAAAGATTTCTTGAGTACAACTTGTGATACTAAGCGGAAACATTCCCGCAGTAAGTGCCTTACTGAGACACATTATATCTGGCTTATTATCTAACTGGTCACAGGCAAAGACGGTTCCTGTCTTTCCAAAACCGGTCATAATCTCATCTGCAATGGTGAGTACATTTGACTCACGGCATTTTTGTACAAGCGCATCAAGACCCGAAACGGAGTGAAACTTCATCCCAGCAGCTCCTTGTACTAAGGGCTCAAAAATAAAGGCCGCACATTTATTTGATGCCAGTATCGCCTCTAGCTTGGCCATTACCTCTTCAAGGTTATCTTCTTGTGGAGTTGGGATACGTTCTACTTTAAGTAAAAAATCTTCAAAAGGACCGTTATACGAACTCAAACCAGAGGCGCTCATCGCCCCAAAAGTATCGCCGTGAAAACCGTCTTCAAAAGCGATAAGTGTATCTCTTTTATCTCCTTTGTTATGATAGTACTGTAGTGACATTTTGATAGCCGCTTCTACTGCTGTAGAGCCGTTATCATTAAAAAACACCTTCTCTTGGTTACCCGGTAAAATTTCTACCAACTTTTCGGCAAGGGTAACTGCTGGAGGATGCGTAAACCCGCTGAACATTACAAAATCCAACTGCTGCATCTGTTTATGCATCGCGCTAGTGATGTACTCATTACCGTGACCATACATTGCGGTATACCAAGATGCAATACCATCTATATACTCATTACCCGCATCATCATACATCACGGCTCCTTTTGCGCGTGTAATCACAATAGGCTCTCTCGCCGTTTGATGCTGCGTGAGTGGGTGCCAGAGGTGCTTGCTGTCTTTTTCTAATATAGTCACAATTATAAGTTTAGTGCAAAGTTAGTTAAGGTAATAGCCTTCTTAGTTAGAAAGGATTTTAAAAAAAAGTCTAGAGGTTTATTACGCTTTCGCGAAAGCGCTCTGCATACTCTGCAATAACATTTTCATCAAAGTAGGGTTCTTCATCAATACGACCTATTACGGTTGCTCCACTCATTTTCTTAATTATAGACTCTGTGGTAGGATGCTCATCTCCAGAAAATATAATACCACCTATCTCAAGATTACGTGCCTTGAGTAATTCAATAGTCATCAGTGTGTGATTGATACTTCCTAGGTAATGACGCGATACTACAATCACTTTATCTGTAGGGCTTATTACATCTGCAATGGTTTCGGTTTGATTTATAGGGACTAGTAAGCCGCCTGCACCCTCAATTACAAGCGAATTTGTAGTTTCTGGTCTTTTGATTTTATCTACGGTAACGGTTACATTATCTATAGCTGCTGCCGCGTGCGGACTCATAGGTGTATTTAAAGCAAAGCTGTTATCGTGATATTGCGATATTTCACTTTTAACTAATCGCTTGACTTTATGAGTATCACTATTATCAAGATCTCCGGCCTGCACGGGCTTCCAGTAATCTGCTTGTAGGGCTTCTGTTACGATGGCTGCGGCAACCGTCTTCCCCACATCTGTAGAAATCCCAGTAATGAAATATGTTGCTTGTTTATCTTTCATCTTATATTCTTTTGTAGTTAAACAAAGCTCTTTAATGACTAAGCTTGTTTCTTGCTATAATTGGCTTTTTATTAATTCTAGAAGTTGAGTAACTTCATCTTTACTGTTATATGCGTGTAAGCAAATACGCAGGCGCTCTTGACCTTCTGGAACTGTTGGTGACAAAATAGGCTTAACGTTAAAGTTGTTTTCTTTTAGCTTTCGCGAAAGCGTCTTTACCGCATCATTACCACGTATTACACCACAATGTATGGCAGAGTTACTCTCTATAAA harbors:
- the bioB gene encoding biotin synthase BioB, yielding MTEIRHNWTKEEILAIYNKPMMTLLYEAATTHREHHDPNTVQVSTLLSIKTGGCPEDCGYCPQAARYHTDIEGNDLMSVQQVKAQALRAKASGSSRVCMGAAWRNVKDGPEFDNVLEMVRTINKLDMEVCCTLGMVTENQAERLAEAGLYAYNHNLDTSEDYYKDVISTRAFEDRLDTISNVRKTNVTVCSGGIIGMGEAVEDRAGMLAALAKLDPQPESTPINALVAVPGTPMEDIEPISIWEMIRMVATTRIVLPQTQVRLSAGRTEMSREGQAMCFFAGANSIFAGDKLLTTPNPDVNEDMKMFDLLGLTPQKPFVKKAQPESVEAVDSKFESLGEKPKWSRPGHKIERNEEAKLAGKALK
- a CDS encoding beta-ketoacyl synthase N-terminal-like domain-containing protein — protein: MKTPIAITGLGSISPLGSNAEEQWNAYQETTTKIAWEEELEAFTARLTPEGQKAIQAIRREDKNYLRIDPSVLYALYAGRIAVAQAGWKDGDFGINVGSSRGATQLFEKFFETYKERNIVPTRASPSTTLGNISSWLANDLKSTGPDISHSITCSTALHALLNGVAWLQSGMAKKFLVGGSEAALTPFTIAQIRAMKLTPTEEGTSAYPNMALNLFKKKNTMVLGEAAAVACLELGKKKNALAYVTAVGYATEMLDHAVSISNEGLCFQKSMKMALGKTDLSEIDAIVMHAPGTLKGDTSEMGAVKAVFGEELPMLTTNKWKIGHTFGASGLLSLELAINMLQEQRFIGVPYLKDKTKDQALNKIMVNAVGFGGNAVSIIVEKA
- a CDS encoding cytochrome c oxidase assembly factor Coa1 family protein — protein: MDNQNELIEQPSWWKRNWKWAVPVGGCLSIVVIGVILIVGGVFAFANKIKTASGSDEALAQVQSNQEVIAVLGEPIESDGFGSFNISFNNGEKRTNATTPIKGPNGTGVIHLITSGEGDEKVYEVYNVTIDDSDQVIDLSPLLLEDN
- the bioA gene encoding adenosylmethionine--8-amino-7-oxononanoate transaminase; translation: MTILEKDSKHLWHPLTQHQTAREPIVITRAKGAVMYDDAGNEYIDGIASWYTAMYGHGNEYITSAMHKQMQQLDFVMFSGFTHPPAVTLAEKLVEILPGNQEKVFFNDNGSTAVEAAIKMSLQYYHNKGDKRDTLIAFEDGFHGDTFGAMSASGLSSYNGPFEDFLLKVERIPTPQEDNLEEVMAKLEAILASNKCAAFIFEPLVQGAAGMKFHSVSGLDALVQKCRESNVLTIADEIMTGFGKTGTVFACDQLDNKPDIMCLSKALTAGMFPLSITSCTQEIFEGFLSEEVHKGFFHAHTFSAHPVGCAAAIAGIEVLQTQEITQSRERINAAHRAFVQRVKAHHKVNNVRVKGVIIAIDLTIEMARYGNLRDELYQFFMQRGVALRPLGNTIYVLPPYVITDKELDKVYGAIQEALDHF
- the bioD gene encoding dethiobiotin synthase, whose protein sequence is MKDKQATYFITGISTDVGKTVAAAIVTEALQADYWKPVQAGDLDNSDTHKVKRLVKSEISQYHDNSFALNTPMSPHAAAAIDNVTVTVDKIKRPETTNSLVIEGAGGLLVPINQTETIADVISPTDKVIVVSRHYLGSINHTLMTIELLKARNLEIGGIIFSGDEHPTTESIIKKMSGATVIGRIDEEPYFDENVIAEYAERFRESVINL